One Euphorbia lathyris chromosome 1, ddEupLath1.1, whole genome shotgun sequence DNA segment encodes these proteins:
- the LOC136211863 gene encoding uncharacterized protein, translating to MGRWLKPEVYPLVGAMSFVGGMLVFSLARHAITNPDVRINKTNRKTAVLENREEGEKYAEHSLRKFLRTRPPQVMPAINTFFSKDN from the exons ATGGGGCGTTGGTTGAAGCCTGAG GTATATCCATTGGTTGGTGCAATGTCATTTGTAGGAGGTATGCTCGTGTTCTCACTCGCAAGACATGCTATCACTAATCCTGATGTCAG GATCAACAAAACGAATCGTAAAACAGCAGTGCTGGAAAAtagagaagaaggagagaaatatGCAGAGCATAGCCTCCGAAAATTCCTTCGAACTCGGCCACCACAAGTCATGCCTGCCATCAACACTTTCTTCTCcaaagataattaa